The genome window GTTGTAATCCGGCGCGGTGCCTTCCGGGCACCCCGCCACTCCCCCGCCTGCCCGGATCCGGGCCTACGCAGAACTTCCGAAAGGACGCACCACCGATGACCAGTGTTCCCTCGGTCACGCTCAACAACGGCGTCGAGATGCCCCAGCTCGGCTACGGCGTCTTCCAGGTCCCCGAGGACGAGACGGCCGCCGCGGTCGGCGCCGCGCTCGAAGCGGGCTACCGCAGCATCGACACCGCCGCCGCGTACGGCAACGAGGCCGCCGTCGGCCGCGCGCTCGCCGAGTCCGGGCTGGCCCGCGACGAGCTGTTCGTCACCACGAAGCTGTGGAACGCCGACCAGGGCTACGACAACGCGCTGCGGGCCTTCGACACCAGCCTGGAGCTGCTCGGCCTCGACCACCTGGACCTCTACCTGATCCACTGGCCGGTCCCCGAGCGCGGTCTCTACGGAGAGACCTGGCGCGCCATGGAGGAGCTGTACTCACAGGGGCGGGTCCGCGCGATCGGCGTCTCCAACTTCCAGCCCGCGCACCTGCGCGGCCTCGCCGAGCACGGCGACGTGGTGCCCGCGGTGAACCAGGTCGAGCTGCACCCATTCCTCCAGCAGGCCGAGGTCCGCCGCTACGACGCCGAGCACGGCATCGCCACCGAGGCGTGGAGCCCGCTGGCCAAGGGCGGCGAGCTGCTGTCCGAGCCCGTCGTCGCGGACCTGGCGCGCAAGCACGGCCGCACGCCCGCGCAGGTCGTGCTGCGCTGGCACCTGCAGCTGGGCAACGTCGTCATCCCGAAGTCGGTCACGCCGTCTCGCATGCGGGAGAACCTCG of Saccharopolyspora erythraea contains these proteins:
- a CDS encoding aldo/keto reductase — protein: MTSVPSVTLNNGVEMPQLGYGVFQVPEDETAAAVGAALEAGYRSIDTAAAYGNEAAVGRALAESGLARDELFVTTKLWNADQGYDNALRAFDTSLELLGLDHLDLYLIHWPVPERGLYGETWRAMEELYSQGRVRAIGVSNFQPAHLRGLAEHGDVVPAVNQVELHPFLQQAEVRRYDAEHGIATEAWSPLAKGGELLSEPVVADLARKHGRTPAQVVLRWHLQLGNVVIPKSVTPSRMRENLDVFGFALDEADLTTLAALDRDERTGPDPDTFNVA